A single region of the Neisseriaceae bacterium genome encodes:
- the tssF gene encoding type VI secretion system baseplate subunit TssF, giving the protein MKNNEFLDFYNEELYYLREIGKEFARENPQVAQYLGMYSDEIQDPFVERLLEGTAFLSARVQQKLSNEQPEIAVQMLSRLAPLWYTPTPSISMIAIEPDLTYPQWNEDVSLKRGSKVIMKDSSLSGRPATFVTSRDVVVQPLVIDQAVCSVVPASYIPESVVNYFNDSLSHICVKCSTKYCLPLSELKLDPFVVTFAGDSVKANQIFHSIFSESLRIVLWSKSQSKIYSKVLNPSCMELFGILDEDACLPEAVGELPGSRIMKEYLNFPSKFLSLKLTGVQQFLSEITDSYEFEIIFILKNRDLSLIDNISSSNFKLFATPIVNLYRKRCDPVLINNLKFEHPVIVDKNDPTLYKIHHIAEVVGILPDGQDIIFSPLHMDAKYDENDARCGYSIRRRQSKIETKHYKNDDLGMDDVFITLSSGDTSIDLDKLSSLSVVAYVFDRNLNPKLLQSPSLSLEKSLPILGIELLYAPSRPVDFPDINLAWNALQILSDSPFNYTKGRVNNCARFIKNWLYFFANSKELSQISRIESISEVIFEHCYTRYYGKGPITWARGIEATLNILSRNHSDKGALLFGTVLYHALSEYCNLNQSLLMNLNIDGNQVVLLKG; this is encoded by the coding sequence ATGAAAAATAACGAATTTTTGGATTTTTATAATGAAGAGCTTTATTACCTAAGGGAAATAGGAAAAGAATTTGCTCGTGAAAATCCACAAGTAGCTCAATATTTGGGGATGTACTCGGATGAGATTCAGGATCCTTTTGTTGAAAGGCTACTTGAAGGGACTGCTTTTTTATCTGCTAGAGTCCAACAAAAATTATCTAATGAGCAACCTGAGATTGCAGTTCAAATGCTATCTAGGTTGGCGCCTCTGTGGTATACACCAACACCTTCTATTTCAATGATTGCGATCGAGCCTGATTTGACTTATCCACAGTGGAATGAGGATGTTTCTCTGAAAAGGGGGAGTAAGGTGATTATGAAGGATTCATCCTTATCAGGTAGACCAGCAACTTTTGTTACATCTAGAGATGTTGTAGTACAACCCTTAGTAATAGACCAGGCTGTGTGTTCTGTCGTACCAGCATCTTATATACCAGAATCAGTAGTAAATTATTTCAATGACTCTTTATCACATATATGCGTTAAATGTAGTACGAAATATTGTTTACCTTTATCTGAGTTAAAATTAGATCCTTTTGTAGTTACTTTTGCAGGGGATTCAGTTAAGGCAAACCAAATTTTTCATAGTATTTTTTCGGAGTCTCTTAGGATTGTATTATGGTCTAAATCTCAGTCTAAGATTTACTCTAAAGTTTTAAATCCATCTTGTATGGAACTATTTGGTATTTTAGATGAAGATGCATGTTTACCAGAAGCTGTAGGTGAATTGCCGGGTAGTAGGATAATGAAAGAGTATCTTAATTTTCCTTCTAAGTTCTTGAGTTTAAAGCTTACTGGTGTTCAACAATTTTTAAGTGAAATAACAGATAGTTATGAATTTGAAATAATTTTTATTTTAAAAAATAGAGATTTGAGTTTGATTGATAATATTAGTTCTTCAAATTTTAAATTATTTGCTACACCAATTGTTAATTTGTACCGAAAAAGGTGTGATCCAGTCTTAATAAATAACTTGAAATTTGAGCACCCTGTCATTGTTGATAAAAATGATCCTACATTATACAAGATACACCATATAGCCGAGGTTGTCGGTATTTTACCTGATGGGCAAGATATTATTTTCTCTCCACTTCATATGGATGCTAAATATGATGAAAATGATGCCAGATGTGGTTATTCTATTAGAAGAAGGCAAAGTAAGATAGAGACTAAGCATTATAAAAATGATGATTTGGGTATGGATGATGTTTTTATAACCCTTTCTTCTGGCGATACTTCTATTGATTTGGATAAGCTAAGTTCGCTGTCTGTAGTTGCTTATGTTTTTGACAGGAATTTGAATCCTAAGTTATTACAGAGTCCCTCTTTGTCATTGGAGAAATCACTTCCTATTTTAGGTATTGAATTGTTATATGCACCAAGTAGGCCAGTTGATTTCCCTGATATAAATCTAGCTTGGAATGCTCTACAGATACTCTCGGACAGTCCTTTTAATTATACAAAAGGTAGAGTAAATAATTGTGCCAGATTTATCAAAAATTGGTTATATTTTTTTGCTAATAGTAAAGAATTATCACAAATTAGTCGTATAGAAAGTATCTCTGAGGTTATTTTCGAACATTGTTATACCAGATACTATGGCAAGGGACCCATTACCTGGGCTAGGGGTATAGAAGCTACCTTAAATATTCTTTCAAGAAATCATTCAGATAAGGGAGCTCTATTGTTTGGAACTGTCCTTTATCATGCTTTGTCTGAATATTGTAATTTAAACCAAAGCTTACTTATGAATTTAAATATTGATGGTAATCAAGTTGTGCTGTTAAAGGGATAA
- a CDS encoding tetratricopeptide repeat protein — protein sequence MKVFLVWMMFFSFLGLFGCANDYDYKKVEQAAVQGDAKAQVLLGLYYVNGKHGFPQDIQKAFQWFEKAALQGNSDGELNLGITYTKFGTEDGYKKAKEWFEKSAAQGNTQAIYSLGFLHHEGLGVEKNLQKAIRYYEIAAKQDQLDAMYNLGNLYATGEGVPQDYKKAVELWRKVSAKGEPDALYNLGIMYLTGKGVEKSYINAKKLFKQACKRGGQPACKILNQL from the coding sequence ATGAAAGTTTTTTTGGTCTGGATGATGTTCTTTTCATTCTTAGGGTTGTTTGGTTGTGCTAATGATTATGATTATAAAAAGGTTGAGCAAGCGGCAGTCCAAGGGGATGCAAAGGCTCAGGTATTGTTAGGGTTATACTATGTGAATGGTAAGCATGGTTTTCCTCAAGATATTCAAAAAGCTTTTCAATGGTTTGAGAAAGCAGCTTTGCAGGGGAATTCTGATGGTGAATTAAATTTAGGAATTACATATACTAAATTTGGTACTGAAGATGGCTATAAAAAAGCAAAAGAATGGTTTGAAAAATCAGCAGCTCAAGGCAATACACAAGCGATATATAGTTTAGGTTTTTTACATCATGAGGGGTTAGGAGTAGAAAAAAACTTACAAAAAGCAATAAGGTATTATGAAATAGCAGCCAAACAGGATCAATTGGATGCTATGTATAATTTGGGGAATTTATATGCAACAGGGGAAGGTGTTCCTCAGGATTATAAAAAAGCAGTAGAGCTTTGGAGGAAGGTGTCGGCTAAAGGTGAGCCAGATGCGTTATATAACCTTGGCATAATGTATTTGACAGGAAAAGGTGTTGAGAAATCATATATCAATGCTAAAAAATTATTCAAACAAGCGTGTAAAAGAGGTGGTCAACCAGCTTGTAAGATTTTGAACCAACTATAA
- a CDS encoding septal ring lytic transglycosylase RlpA family protein, producing MKKILVFAVVSRLLIHHSLASSLDSQVFISNLFDPVVNDDSTRHKNFVIQSSNFKQLGARIIKNKQVVDDILMNSTASKFQKEQVVKFEQTGLASWYGKSFHGRRTASGEIYDMYKMTAAHKKLPLNTKIRVTNLKNNKRVTLKVNDRGPYMGKRILDVSYVAAQELGFVSKGVAKVKVEILE from the coding sequence ATGAAAAAAATTTTAGTATTTGCGGTAGTAAGTAGGTTGTTAATTCATCATTCATTAGCTTCAAGTCTGGATAGCCAGGTTTTTATTAGTAATTTATTTGATCCTGTTGTGAATGATGATTCAACGAGACATAAAAATTTTGTTATTCAATCATCTAATTTTAAGCAGTTGGGGGCTAGGATCATTAAAAATAAACAGGTAGTAGACGATATTTTGATGAATAGTACAGCCTCTAAATTTCAGAAAGAACAGGTTGTTAAATTTGAACAAACAGGTTTAGCTTCTTGGTATGGGAAATCCTTTCATGGTAGACGTACTGCTTCAGGTGAAATATATGATATGTATAAGATGACAGCTGCACATAAAAAATTGCCTTTGAATACTAAAATTAGAGTGACTAATTTAAAAAATAATAAAAGGGTTACTTTAAAGGTCAATGATAGAGGCCCATATATGGGAAAGAGAATTTTAGATGTTTCTTACGTAGCCGCTCAAGAGTTGGGGTTCGTTTCCAAAGGTGTTGCTAAAGTTAAAGTTGAGATACTCGAATAG
- a CDS encoding type VI secretion system tube protein Hcp — protein sequence MAALVDYFLKIDGVQGESLDSVYRGWIQLQSWQWGEENSGHWGFGAGGGAGKVEMKDFEFHMVTNKASPKLFLLCATGEHINKAELVCRKAGKGQHDFLRVTFSNCLVSSFYTRGNILIENRSRKDFEEHPVLPVDVIKLNFARIEVEYKEQNNDGTMGAAIKAGYDLRTNTKI from the coding sequence ATGGCAGCTTTAGTCGACTATTTTTTAAAGATAGATGGTGTACAAGGGGAATCACTTGATAGTGTTTATAGGGGCTGGATTCAACTACAATCTTGGCAATGGGGAGAAGAAAATTCTGGTCATTGGGGATTTGGTGCTGGTGGTGGTGCTGGTAAAGTAGAGATGAAGGACTTTGAATTTCATATGGTTACCAATAAGGCGTCACCTAAATTATTTTTGCTTTGTGCAACGGGTGAACATATTAACAAGGCAGAATTAGTATGTAGGAAGGCTGGTAAAGGTCAGCACGATTTTCTACGAGTAACTTTTAGTAATTGTCTAGTATCATCATTTTATACGAGAGGTAATATTCTTATTGAGAATAGATCAAGAAAAGATTTTGAAGAGCATCCAGTATTGCCTGTGGATGTTATCAAGTTGAATTTTGCTCGTATTGAAGTTGAATACAAAGAACAAAATAATGATGGTACTATGGGTGCCGCTATTAAAGCAGGTTATGATTTGAGAACCAATACAAAGATCTAA
- a CDS encoding pseudouridine synthase: protein MSNIPIILFNKPYGVVCQFSPHEKYPTLKDYIDIPNYYPAGRLDMDSEGLLMLTNDGRLQHQVSHPKFKQNKTYFAQLEGVPDTRKLKLLETEIHFKDFITQPAKFRLLETHEIAKIWPRVPPIRMRKSISDFWIAITLQEGKNRQVRKMTAHVGYPCLRLIRIQIGRINLFDINLSLGQYQLVSTLP, encoded by the coding sequence ATGTCTAATATTCCTATTATTCTTTTTAATAAACCTTACGGGGTGGTCTGCCAATTTTCACCTCACGAAAAATATCCAACTCTAAAAGATTATATTGACATTCCCAACTACTATCCTGCGGGTCGTTTAGATATGGACAGTGAAGGCTTACTTATGTTAACCAATGATGGACGTTTACAACATCAAGTTAGTCATCCTAAATTTAAACAAAATAAAACCTATTTTGCTCAATTAGAGGGAGTTCCTGATACAAGAAAATTAAAGCTTTTAGAAACTGAAATTCATTTTAAGGACTTCATCACCCAACCTGCCAAATTTCGTCTATTAGAAACTCATGAAATTGCTAAAATATGGCCAAGAGTTCCTCCCATTAGGATGAGAAAGAGTATCTCTGACTTTTGGATTGCTATCACTTTACAAGAAGGAAAAAATCGACAAGTAAGAAAGATGACAGCTCATGTTGGCTATCCTTGCTTACGCCTCATTCGGATTCAGATAGGCAGAATCAATTTATTCGATATAAACTTATCTTTAGGTCAATATCAATTAGTTTCAACCTTGCCATAA
- a CDS encoding ATP-binding cassette domain-containing protein, with product MKKLLQNINLSKETFSQVIKASGQYQRKLKLTFIYNFISALLLAILLTSLYPVFDAIQWLDYKNLVEYLVMTLILGILSLVFRFLSLNYDMDGYSVKAGTDLRLELGDHLRKIPLEKLHQRRSGELNAIFLGNVEEAISYTSTITSLIIFSVTVPVVVTIVMFFIDWRLGLMLLAIFPFSFGLYIWRRPAFNRGFTYLANAVQKMNAELVELIQGISIIKSTNTISNNLNQYQKLCEQVNKIQCMGQKKGGKPNLIIALTIELGLYLAIVLGSVWVVTGSLGATVVATMMVIFVRFNEMFSNLVLYVAVMEVLGVGYKNITDLLNIEKQKVSSGIIKIPENYTITYEHVSFYYENNDSIILNDISLEFQDRSMTAIVGGSGCGKSTLIRLLMRFSDIQKGSIKIGNVDIREMPIEYLMSLITVVFQDVYLFNDTIYNNIRMGRSDATEEEIYQVAKLAQCHSFITRLPDGYDTIVSDNGNNFSGGEKQRISIARALLKNSPIVVLDEPTASLDVENELAVQSAVTELVKNKTVIVISHRLTTISGADNIIVLDNGTVLESGKHDHLLSHSKTYANFWNLQQSIDKIQLIN from the coding sequence ATGAAAAAATTACTTCAAAATATAAATTTGAGTAAGGAAACCTTTAGTCAAGTTATTAAAGCAAGTGGGCAGTATCAAAGAAAATTGAAATTAACGTTCATATACAATTTTATTTCAGCGCTGTTATTAGCTATTTTATTGACTAGTTTGTATCCGGTATTTGATGCCATCCAATGGCTAGACTATAAAAATTTAGTCGAATATTTGGTTATGACATTAATTTTGGGTATTTTGAGTTTAGTTTTTAGATTCTTGTCCCTTAATTATGATATGGATGGATATAGTGTTAAAGCTGGTACGGATCTACGCTTAGAATTGGGTGATCATTTAAGAAAAATACCGTTAGAAAAATTACACCAAAGACGATCAGGAGAACTAAATGCCATTTTTTTAGGAAATGTTGAAGAGGCTATTAGTTACACCTCTACGATTACTTCATTAATTATTTTTTCAGTGACTGTTCCAGTGGTTGTAACTATAGTAATGTTTTTTATAGATTGGAGATTGGGTCTGATGTTATTAGCAATTTTTCCTTTTTCTTTTGGTTTGTATATATGGAGAAGACCCGCATTTAATCGAGGATTTACTTATTTAGCAAATGCAGTACAAAAAATGAATGCTGAATTGGTTGAATTGATACAGGGTATCTCAATCATTAAATCGACCAATACCATATCAAATAATCTTAATCAATATCAAAAATTATGTGAGCAAGTTAATAAAATTCAGTGTATGGGGCAAAAGAAAGGTGGGAAACCTAATCTGATTATTGCATTAACAATAGAGTTAGGGTTATACCTTGCAATTGTACTGGGATCTGTTTGGGTAGTAACTGGTTCTCTTGGGGCAACTGTTGTAGCTACAATGATGGTCATTTTTGTTCGATTTAATGAAATGTTTAGTAATTTAGTTTTATATGTAGCAGTAATGGAGGTTTTGGGTGTTGGTTATAAAAATATAACCGATTTATTGAATATAGAAAAGCAAAAAGTATCTAGTGGAATTATTAAAATACCAGAAAATTATACCATTACATATGAACATGTTAGTTTTTATTATGAAAATAACGACTCTATTATTTTGAATGATATTTCTCTTGAGTTCCAAGACAGAAGTATGACTGCGATAGTGGGTGGGAGTGGGTGCGGTAAATCAACTTTAATTCGTTTATTAATGCGCTTTTCTGATATCCAGAAAGGATCTATTAAGATTGGAAATGTAGATATTAGAGAAATGCCTATAGAATATTTAATGAGCTTAATAACGGTTGTATTTCAGGATGTCTATTTATTTAATGATACTATATATAACAATATTAGGATGGGTAGGTCTGATGCTACTGAGGAAGAAATTTATCAGGTGGCTAAGCTAGCACAATGCCATTCTTTTATCACTAGATTACCAGATGGCTATGATACTATAGTCAGTGATAATGGAAACAATTTTTCAGGTGGAGAAAAACAAAGAATTTCTATCGCTCGTGCTTTATTAAAAAATTCTCCCATAGTGGTATTAGATGAGCCTACAGCCTCTTTGGATGTTGAAAATGAACTTGCAGTGCAAAGCGCAGTCACAGAATTAGTAAAAAATAAAACCGTAATAGTGATTTCTCATCGTTTAACCACAATTAGTGGTGCTGATAATATTATTGTTCTAGACAATGGTACAGTCCTGGAAAGTGGGAAACATGATCATCTATTAAGCCATTCTAAGACGTATGCCAACTTTTGGAATTTACAACAATCAATAGACAAAATTCAATTAATAAATTAA
- a CDS encoding lysozyme gives MKTSSPVLFDKLSSQTFRKRGASFFQETLSRDIENLLNDASHSAYFDLRNYEYVDNSVLNLGSSVFNESIPINTNPIVLAEKITEILSKFEPRLDSNSIRVTPIIDKTDNQVLSILFDIQGISNINGDRIEINLRIALDYSCGVVSIF, from the coding sequence ATGAAAACTTCTTCTCCTGTGTTATTTGATAAGTTGAGTTCACAAACCTTTCGAAAAAGGGGGGCTTCTTTTTTTCAAGAGACTTTGTCTAGGGATATTGAAAATTTATTGAATGATGCTTCCCACAGTGCTTACTTTGATCTAAGAAATTATGAGTATGTTGATAATTCTGTTTTAAATTTAGGATCTTCTGTTTTTAATGAGTCTATACCTATTAATACTAATCCTATAGTTCTTGCTGAGAAAATAACAGAGATACTATCTAAATTTGAGCCTAGATTGGATTCTAATTCGATAAGGGTTACACCGATCATAGACAAAACGGATAATCAAGTATTGTCTATACTATTTGATATACAAGGCATATCTAATATCAATGGAGATAGAATCGAAATAAATTTAAGAATAGCACTTGATTATTCTTGTGGGGTGGTTAGTATTTTTTAA
- a CDS encoding ATP-binding cassette domain-containing protein: MGKKDIKSITEPVRSKINISIILSCISVVANISSLMSMALLAKVLISGNITFNLFISLLLVVLILNLVSMYTRLKSVDISHFASYDLELLLRSRLTQHIAKMPLGEIYRLGQGTLIKVLQDDVKGIHAYVADAPPLMARAVIAPILIVTTLLFLSWKLTLFLIILVMIIVIIARISLPNIQDRMQEYNDSREKISASIIEFVQAMPIVKIFDSGTSSFKRYKDSLLKHQSMMLGWYQQAGLGYKISMCLLNPIPTLIGILWFGFYWWQNQQLDFIYWLAILLIGNCLIETITPFMFLQDALQKAKISIRRILEIESTPTLSISEHPQSIQKHDIEFDNVSFRYYDNKSDWILEEVSFFIKENTFTAIVGASGSGKSTLARLIPRFWDTTVGAIKIGGTDIKNIPTEELMNTIAFVFQDNFLFYDSIINNISYGLQNVDRKDVITAAKKAQAHEFICKLPNGYDTLVGEGGSFLSGGQRQRITIARAFLQNRPILILDEATAHADPENEALLIKAISQLIKNKTVIMIAHRLFTIRDAHQILVLDQGRIVEQGQHQDLLDLGQHYYKLWQAYDKAQSWQLLRE; the protein is encoded by the coding sequence ATGGGTAAAAAAGACATCAAGTCAATCACCGAACCAGTACGATCAAAAATTAATATTTCAATTATATTAAGCTGTATTTCAGTAGTGGCTAATATTTCTTCTTTGATGAGTATGGCACTTTTAGCAAAAGTTTTAATTTCAGGGAATATTACATTCAACCTATTTATTTCATTATTGCTTGTTGTATTAATTTTAAACTTAGTCAGTATGTATACGAGATTAAAATCAGTAGACATTTCACATTTTGCTTCTTATGATTTAGAACTTTTATTGCGCTCACGTTTAACACAACATATTGCCAAGATGCCTCTGGGTGAAATTTATCGATTGGGGCAAGGAACACTTATTAAAGTTTTACAAGACGATGTGAAAGGCATTCATGCTTATGTAGCAGATGCCCCACCTTTAATGGCAAGAGCAGTGATAGCACCTATTTTAATTGTTACTACCTTATTATTTTTAAGTTGGAAATTAACACTATTCTTAATCATTTTAGTAATGATCATTGTCATTATTGCTAGAATTTCGTTACCTAATATCCAAGATAGAATGCAAGAGTATAATGATTCAAGAGAAAAAATTAGTGCATCAATTATCGAGTTTGTACAAGCTATGCCTATTGTTAAAATATTTGATAGTGGGACAAGTTCTTTCAAGCGTTATAAAGATTCATTATTAAAACATCAGTCTATGATGCTTGGTTGGTATCAACAAGCTGGATTAGGATATAAAATTTCTATGTGTTTATTGAATCCCATTCCAACGCTTATTGGAATTTTATGGTTTGGTTTTTATTGGTGGCAAAACCAACAATTAGATTTTATTTATTGGTTAGCTATCTTGTTGATAGGTAATTGTTTAATTGAAACTATTACGCCATTTATGTTCCTTCAAGATGCCTTACAAAAAGCAAAAATATCGATAAGGCGTATTTTAGAAATTGAGTCTACACCAACTTTGTCAATTAGTGAACATCCACAAAGTATTCAAAAGCATGATATAGAGTTTGATAATGTGAGTTTTAGGTATTATGACAATAAAAGTGATTGGATCTTAGAGGAAGTAAGTTTTTTTATAAAAGAAAATACATTTACTGCAATTGTTGGTGCTTCTGGCTCTGGTAAAAGTACGTTGGCTCGTTTAATACCAAGATTTTGGGATACTACGGTAGGGGCTATAAAAATTGGAGGTACAGATATCAAAAATATACCTACTGAAGAATTGATGAACACAATTGCCTTTGTCTTTCAGGATAATTTTTTATTTTATGATTCTATTATTAATAATATCAGTTACGGCTTACAAAATGTAGATAGAAAAGATGTTATTACAGCAGCTAAAAAAGCACAAGCTCATGAATTTATCTGTAAATTGCCTAATGGCTATGATACATTGGTAGGTGAAGGGGGTTCTTTTTTATCTGGGGGGCAGAGGCAGAGGATCACGATTGCAAGAGCTTTTTTACAGAATAGACCCATTTTAATTTTAGATGAGGCAACAGCTCATGCTGACCCTGAAAATGAAGCTTTATTGATCAAAGCAATTTCTCAATTAATTAAAAATAAAACTGTTATCATGATAGCCCATAGGTTATTTACCATTAGAGATGCACATCAGATATTAGTTTTAGATCAAGGTCGCATTGTGGAGCAGGGACAACATCAAGATTTATTAGATCTAGGACAGCATTATTATAAACTGTGGCAGGCATATGATAAAGCTCAATCTTGGCAACTACTAAGAGAATAA